In Glycine max cultivar Williams 82 chromosome 7, Glycine_max_v4.0, whole genome shotgun sequence, a single window of DNA contains:
- the LOC100816859 gene encoding calcium-dependent protein kinase 2: MGCHGSKEKKSNTSYGSAATGSGSGSGSGGGYNTVQPSPPTTDQVQASAQTPENRKASPTVQKKADTSIVGKPFDDIKKYYSIGKELGRGQFGITYLCTENSSGGTYACKSILKRKLVSKADREDMKREIQIMQHLSGQPNIVEFKGAFEDRFSVHLVMELCSGGELFDRIIAQGHYSERAAASLCRSIVNVVHICHFMGVMHRDLKPENFLLSTKDDHATLKATDFGLSVFIEQGKVYHDMVGSAYYVAPEVLRRSYGKEIDIWSAGIILYILLSGVPPFWAETEKGIFNAILEGEIDFVSEPWPSISDSAKDLVRKMLTQDPKKRITSAQVLEHPWMREGGDASDKPIDSAVLSRMKQFRAMNKLKKLALKVIAENLSEEEIKGLKAMFANMDTDSSGTITYEELKTGLARIGSRLSEAEVKQLMDAADVDGNGSIDYLEFISATMHRHRLERDEHLYKAFQYFDKDNSGYITRDELETAMTQHGMGDEATIKEIISEVDTDNDGRINYEEFCAMMRSGMPHQGQLL; the protein is encoded by the exons ATGGGTTGTCATGGTAGCAAGGAGAAAAAATCAAACACTTCCTATGGATCAGCAGCCACTGGTAGTGGTAGTGGTAGTGGCAGTGGTGGTGGTTACAACACTGTTCAGCCATCACCACCTACTACCGATCAGGTTCAAGCATCAGCACAGACTCCAGAAAACCGAAAAGCTTCTCCTACAGTGCAGAAGAAAGCAGACACAAGCATCGTGGGGAAACCCTTTGACGACATAAAGAAATACTACAGTATAGGGAAGGAATTGGGAAGGGGCCAATTCGGGATAACGTATCTGTGCACGGAGAATTCGAGCGGGGGGACGTACGCGTGCAAGTCGATACTGAAGAGGAAGCTGGTCTCGAAGGCGGACAGGGAGGACATGAAGAGGGAGATTCAGATCATGCAGCATTTGTCGGGGCAACCCAACATTGTCGAGTTCAAGGGCGCCTTCGAGGACCGCTTCTCCGTTCACCTCGTCATGGAACTCTGCTCCGGCGGGGAGCTCTTCGATCGTATCATCGCCCAGGGTCACTACTCCGAGAGAGCCGCTGCCTCTCTCTGCCGCTCCATCGTCAACGTTGTCCACATTTGCCACTTCATGGGCGTCATGCACCGCGATCTCAAGCCCGAGAATTTCTTGCTCTCTACCAAGGACGACCACGCCACCCTCAAGGCTACTGATTTTGGTCTCTCTGTCTTCATTGAACAAG GGAAGGTTTACCATGATATGGTTGGCAGTGCTTACTATGTTGCTCCTGAGGTATTGCGTCGTAGTTATGGAAAGGAAATAGATATTTGGAGCGCAGGCATCATATTGTATATTCTTCTGAGTGGTGTACCGCCTTTTTGGGCTG AAACTGAAAAGGGAATATTTAACGCCATATTGGAAGGTGAAATTGATTTTGTAAGTGAACCATGGCCATCGATATCAGACAGTGCTAAAGATCTAGTCAGGAAGATGCTGACACAGGATCCAAAGAAGCGGATTACTTCTGCTCAAGTTCTTG AACACCCATGGATGAGAGAAGGTGGAGACGCATCTGATAAACCAATCGATAGTGCAGTTCTATCCAGAATGAAACAATTCAGGGCAATGAATAAGCTCAAGAAGCTAGCATTGAAG GTTATCGCTGAAAATCTATCAGAAGAGGAGATTAAAGGTCTCAAAGCAATGTTTGCCAATATGGACACTGACAGTAGTGGCACCATCACCTATGAAGAACTGAAGACTGGCTTGGCTCGAATCGGATCAAGACTATCCGAGGCTGAAGTGAAGCAACTCATGGATGCT GCTGATGTTGATGGAAATGGGTCAATTGACTATCTTGAATTCATTTCTGCTACAATGCATAGGCACAGACTTGAACGTGATGAACATCTTTACAAAGCATTCCAGTATTTTGATAAGGATAACAGTGG ATATATTACTAGAGATGAATTGGAGACTGCTATGACCCAACATGGAATGGGTGATGAAGCAACAATAAAGGAAATAATCTCTGAGGTGGATACAGATAAT GATGGGAGAATAAACTATGAGGAGTTCTGTGCAATGATGAGAAGTGGAATGCCACACCAGGGACAGCTACTTTAA
- the LOC100815796 gene encoding uncharacterized protein, with amino-acid sequence MKLEIERKKKSYKYTSTTMLAAYAKAKPEAPMAKGRKFPTTTGSERFLGLGMGTTTTTYSSQGSAAADRSEFWEEDVWSTAEHRDGDVNACPGEWEACAPPRRRNNRENCNVGGLSLAFEDGSGGGTRIVHHQYRAQHDAVSRQRQMATSAPVNVPDWSKILRADSVESLHGMDDGFDENNESEMVPPHEYLARSRKMAANSVFEGVGRTLKGRDMRRVRDAVWSQTGFDG; translated from the coding sequence atgaaattagagatagagagaaagaaaaaaagctaTAAATACACGTCGACCACTATGCTCGCAGCTTATGCCAAAGCAAAACCAGAAGCGCCAATGGCCAAGGGTCGCAAATTCCCCACCACGACCGGAAGCGAGCGCTTCTTGGGATTGGGAAtgggaacaacaacaacaacctacTCCTCCCAGGGCTCCGCCGCCGCCGACCGGTCGGAGTTCTGGGAAGAGGACGTGTGGTCCACGGCGGAACACCGTGACGGAGATGTGAATGCCTGCCCCGGCGAGTGGGAGGCATGCGCGCCGCCGCGGCGTCGGAACAACAGGGAGAACTGCAACGTGGGGGGTTTGTCGCTGGCGTTCGAGGATGGGTCCGGTGGTGGTACGAGGATAGTGCACCACCAGTACCGCGCGCAGCACGACGCCGTTTCGCGCCAACGCCAAATGGCCACGTCAGCGCCCGTGAACGTGCCCGACTGGAGCAAGATCCTCCGGGCCGACTCGGTGGAATCGCTGCACGGGATGGACGACGGCTTCGACGAGAACAACGAGTCGGAGATGGTTCCTCCGCACGAGTACTTGGCGCGCAGCCGCAAGATGGCGGCGAACTCGGTTTTCGAAGGGGTGGGTCGCACGTTAAAGGGCCGCGACATGAGAAGGGTTCGTGACGCCGTTTGGAGCCAGACCGGGTTCGACGGCTGA